One Prochlorococcus marinus XMU1408 genomic window carries:
- a CDS encoding AAA family ATPase: protein MKEPFKKKFSTDLNTSLLATLARYFPPIEFNEALIDVVNVLMDGLSRGDIYIDMREIPKNLELKYKGWPSFHMKALLESGWTKGDHSPIVLNGDLISWRRKHNEIVETIQKILVRNKPIKYLPKELPIRINAKSLEHLNIQQLEAVNLVESQQIILLSGGPGTGKTSTILQMLVKALTRNITLQIAMAAPTGKASKKLKDTIQAGIEDFEDPIKDKLSNISSKTLHKWLEAGPNGFRRNSQRLLKLDLIVVDEMSMVDLSTINGLLDSLPKSCQIILVGDPDQLLPIGSGGIWQILQRKDTKTNLQSNSVKLTKSYRNKGDIALLRNTLKDEGVDAFWRLLSMKKDSSNTSQHLSSLKNIPDPVISTLLNYRKKLKELTENCIHYIPTEAWESSMIEVEPSIEMLKLYNFIDNLLILCPQRNGPWGVKKIHEFLLGKRFEEEVQKWGQGTPIMARSNQPEIGLANGDVGIIIGDGEKRRFLFNVFSEEQRLVTRLINPSRLKMFDAAYAMTIHKSQGSEADQVILVWPRTSKNSEETNLMNFYSDDYEKRMLYTAITRAKKQLLVITNKEEDF from the coding sequence ATGAAGGAACCATTTAAAAAAAAATTTTCAACTGATTTAAATACATCATTATTAGCTACTCTTGCTCGCTATTTCCCACCTATAGAGTTTAATGAAGCTTTAATTGATGTAGTAAATGTATTAATGGATGGTTTATCAAGAGGTGATATATATATAGACATGAGGGAAATCCCTAAAAATCTTGAACTTAAATATAAAGGTTGGCCCAGCTTTCATATGAAAGCTTTATTAGAAAGTGGCTGGACTAAAGGAGATCACTCCCCAATAGTTCTAAATGGAGATTTAATCAGTTGGCGTCGAAAACACAATGAAATAGTTGAGACCATTCAAAAAATACTCGTAAGAAATAAACCTATTAAATACCTACCTAAAGAATTACCTATTCGAATTAATGCTAAGAGTCTAGAGCATCTAAATATTCAACAACTAGAAGCTGTTAACCTTGTTGAAAGTCAACAAATCATCTTATTAAGTGGTGGCCCAGGCACAGGCAAGACTAGTACCATCCTTCAAATGCTTGTAAAAGCATTAACTAGAAATATAACTCTTCAGATTGCAATGGCTGCTCCAACAGGGAAAGCATCCAAAAAGCTAAAGGATACTATTCAAGCTGGTATTGAAGATTTTGAAGACCCTATAAAAGATAAGCTTTCTAATATATCTTCTAAAACATTGCATAAATGGTTAGAAGCAGGACCAAATGGATTTAGAAGAAACTCTCAACGTCTCTTAAAATTAGATCTAATAGTTGTAGATGAGATGTCAATGGTTGACTTGTCAACCATTAATGGATTGCTAGATTCATTACCAAAATCATGTCAAATAATCTTAGTAGGTGATCCTGATCAATTATTACCAATAGGAAGTGGTGGTATATGGCAAATTTTGCAACGCAAAGATACTAAAACCAACCTTCAATCAAACTCAGTCAAACTTACAAAATCATACCGAAACAAAGGAGATATTGCTTTATTAAGAAATACATTAAAAGATGAAGGAGTAGATGCCTTTTGGCGCCTACTTTCAATGAAAAAAGATTCATCAAATACAAGTCAACACCTTTCATCCCTAAAAAACATTCCGGATCCCGTGATAAGTACTCTTTTGAACTATAGAAAGAAGCTTAAAGAGTTAACCGAAAATTGTATTCATTATATTCCTACTGAGGCATGGGAATCAAGCATGATTGAGGTAGAGCCATCAATCGAGATGTTAAAACTCTATAATTTCATAGATAATCTGCTTATACTTTGTCCTCAAAGAAATGGTCCTTGGGGTGTAAAAAAAATCCACGAGTTCCTTTTAGGAAAGAGATTTGAAGAGGAAGTACAAAAATGGGGACAGGGAACACCAATCATGGCAAGAAGTAATCAACCTGAAATAGGTTTAGCGAATGGAGACGTTGGTATAATCATTGGCGACGGCGAGAAAAGACGTTTTTTATTTAATGTTTTTTCTGAGGAGCAAAGACTAGTAACTCGATTAATTAACCCATCAAGATTAAAAATGTTTGATGCTGCATATGCTATGACAATTCATAAATCACAGGGAAGTGAAGCTGATCAAGTGATTTTAGTTTGGCCAAGAACCTCAAAAAATTCAGAAGAGACTAATCTCATGAATTTTTATTCTGATGATTACGAAAAAAGAATGCTGTACACAGCAATAACTCGTGCAAAAAAACAATTACTGGTAATTACCAATAAAGAAGAAGACTTTTAA
- a CDS encoding DEAD/DEAH box helicase has product MTNKNLHEDSSCPVDQDGIKESTEEIWDEGVKNSENGFSEFNFSEELIQTISDQGYSSPTPIQKAAIPELLLGRDLVGQAQTGTGKTAAFALPILERLKKNVGHPQVLVLAPTRELAMQVAESFRTYSAGHPHFKVLAIYGGSDFRNQINTLRRGVDVVVGTPGRVMDHMRQKTLNTSHLSCLVLDEADEMLRMGFIDDVEWILEQLPEERQLVLFSATMPSEIRRLSKKYLNSPAEITIKATELKERLIRQRYITVQNVYKVNALQRVLEAVSEEGVIIFARTKAITIIVAEKLESYGYNVAVLNGDIPQNQRERTVERLRNGSINILVATDVAARGLDVDRIGLVINYDMPFDREAYVHRIGRTGRAGRNGEAILFVNPRERSFLSNLERAVGQPIERMDIPDNELINSNRIKKLQAKLIKAASTERDNPEEANILEELIKNVEKELDIDPKDLTLAALNLAVGFNALLEHGNEDWIRQSAQRNTRNDRRDNKFKQRRRGDFDNNRLEDEMDRFRVEVGHRDRVKPGNLVGAIANEAGLKGRSIGRIRIFENYSLVDLPKQMPDKVFQALKKVKVMNRELQINRAD; this is encoded by the coding sequence ATGACAAATAAAAATTTACATGAGGATTCCTCATGTCCAGTAGATCAAGATGGTATTAAAGAATCTACTGAGGAGATATGGGATGAAGGAGTTAAAAATTCAGAAAATGGATTTTCTGAATTTAACTTTAGCGAAGAACTAATTCAAACAATCTCTGATCAAGGCTACTCATCACCTACTCCGATTCAAAAAGCTGCAATTCCTGAATTACTTCTTGGTAGAGATTTAGTTGGACAAGCTCAAACCGGTACAGGGAAAACAGCAGCATTTGCTTTGCCAATCCTAGAAAGGCTGAAAAAAAATGTTGGACATCCACAAGTTTTAGTTCTAGCTCCAACTCGCGAGTTAGCCATGCAAGTGGCTGAATCATTTCGCACATATTCCGCAGGTCATCCGCATTTCAAAGTACTTGCAATATATGGAGGCTCTGATTTCCGAAATCAAATCAATACTCTTAGGAGGGGAGTTGATGTAGTCGTAGGGACTCCTGGGCGAGTCATGGATCACATGCGTCAAAAGACTCTCAATACTAGTCATCTAAGTTGTTTAGTTCTAGATGAAGCTGATGAAATGTTAAGAATGGGATTCATTGATGATGTTGAATGGATTTTAGAACAATTACCAGAGGAGAGACAACTGGTTTTATTCTCAGCGACAATGCCATCTGAGATAAGAAGATTATCAAAAAAATATTTAAATAGTCCTGCGGAAATAACAATAAAAGCAACTGAATTAAAGGAAAGACTTATTAGGCAAAGATATATAACCGTTCAAAATGTTTATAAAGTCAATGCACTTCAAAGAGTACTTGAAGCGGTATCAGAAGAAGGGGTAATAATATTTGCAAGAACAAAAGCTATTACAATTATAGTAGCTGAAAAATTAGAATCATATGGATATAATGTAGCAGTTTTAAATGGAGATATTCCTCAAAATCAAAGGGAACGAACAGTTGAAAGATTAAGAAATGGTTCTATAAATATTTTAGTAGCTACAGATGTTGCAGCAAGAGGTCTTGATGTGGATCGCATTGGATTAGTAATAAATTATGATATGCCATTTGATCGCGAAGCGTATGTTCATAGAATTGGGAGAACTGGTCGCGCAGGAAGGAATGGTGAAGCAATTCTTTTTGTTAATCCAAGAGAAAGATCATTTTTAAGTAATCTTGAAAGAGCTGTAGGTCAACCAATTGAGAGAATGGATATTCCAGACAATGAACTTATCAACAGCAACCGAATTAAAAAGCTACAAGCAAAACTAATAAAAGCCGCCTCAACTGAAAGAGATAATCCAGAAGAGGCTAATATTTTAGAAGAATTAATAAAAAATGTTGAAAAAGAATTAGACATAGATCCAAAAGACTTAACACTTGCCGCATTAAATTTAGCAGTTGGCTTTAATGCACTTCTTGAGCATGGGAATGAGGATTGGATCAGACAATCAGCTCAAAGGAATACAAGAAATGATCGACGAGATAATAAATTCAAACAACGCAGAAGAGGTGATTTTGATAACAACAGACTTGAAGATGAGATGGATAGATTCAGGGTTGAAGTTGGGCACCGAGATAGAGTTAAGCCTGGAAATCTAGTTGGAGCGATAGCCAACGAAGCAGGACTAAAAGGGAGATCTATAGGCAGAATCAGAATATTTGAAAATTACAGTCTAGTAGATTTGCCCAAACAAATGCCTGATAAAGTTTTTCAGGCTCTAAAGAAAGTAAAAGTAATGAATAGAGAATTACAGATAAATAGAGCTGACTAA
- a CDS encoding ABC transporter ATP-binding protein, with product MINSKSNKPLIRLLGNLKSQKHLIYSAITCSILNKFFDLAPPVLIGISVDVVVRKESSWLGSIGFNTVPDQLIALAVISFLIWTAESFFEYLYGLMWRNLAQKTQHYLRIKAYDHLQKLEMTFFESDNTGRLMTVLNDDINQLERFLDEGANKIIQLIITVFIVGGTMILLAPGIALLAFIPIPFILWGSINFQKSLAPRYREVRDRAGDLASRLNNNLSGMLTIKSFATEDWELKRLRLDSNSYQESNRKAIKLSAAFIPLIRFAILFAFLAILIAGGFQTWKGLMPVGTYSFLVFITQRLLWPLTTLGHILDDYQRSMASTNRVLDLIDTPIKIKTGKVKLDPNNVRGEIKFKNIDFTYQGRSQVIKNFNLDISPGKKIGIVGATGSGKSTLIKLLLRLYKISKGSIEIDGNSIESLDLKSLRRCIALVSQETYLFQGTIEENISYGSQNIDKPKIKNAADIAEASEFINQLPQGLKTIVGERGQKLSGGQRQRIAIARAILKNAPILILDEATASVDNETEAAIQRSLNKITKSCTTIVIAHRLSTVIDADEIIVLDKGKIIEKGTHVSLLKNKDFYYYLWKIQAGENNS from the coding sequence ATGATTAATTCAAAATCAAATAAACCACTAATAAGACTTTTGGGTAATCTTAAAAGTCAAAAGCATCTAATTTATTCAGCTATTACTTGTTCTATATTAAATAAATTTTTTGATCTAGCACCACCGGTATTAATTGGTATATCTGTTGATGTAGTAGTAAGAAAAGAAAGTTCATGGCTTGGTTCAATTGGCTTTAATACTGTTCCAGATCAGTTAATTGCACTTGCAGTAATTTCATTTTTGATTTGGACAGCTGAATCATTCTTCGAATATTTGTATGGCTTAATGTGGAGAAATTTAGCTCAAAAGACACAGCACTATTTAAGAATCAAAGCATATGACCATTTGCAAAAATTAGAGATGACATTTTTTGAATCCGATAATACAGGAAGGCTTATGACTGTACTGAATGACGATATCAATCAACTAGAAAGATTCTTGGATGAAGGAGCTAATAAGATTATTCAATTAATAATTACTGTTTTTATTGTTGGTGGGACAATGATTTTATTAGCTCCCGGCATTGCATTACTAGCATTCATCCCTATTCCATTTATTCTTTGGGGATCTATTAATTTTCAGAAAAGCTTAGCACCACGTTATCGTGAAGTCAGAGATAGAGCTGGAGATCTTGCCTCAAGACTTAATAATAACCTAAGTGGAATGCTTACTATAAAAAGTTTCGCTACTGAGGATTGGGAACTTAAAAGATTAAGATTAGATAGTAATTCATATCAAGAAAGTAATAGAAAGGCAATTAAGTTATCAGCAGCATTTATCCCATTAATTAGATTCGCAATCCTATTCGCATTCCTTGCAATATTAATTGCTGGAGGCTTCCAAACTTGGAAAGGATTAATGCCAGTAGGAACCTACAGTTTTTTAGTATTTATTACTCAAAGATTATTATGGCCCTTAACGACATTAGGGCATATTTTGGATGATTATCAAAGATCAATGGCCTCAACAAATAGGGTTTTAGATTTAATAGATACTCCAATTAAAATTAAAACTGGGAAAGTTAAATTAGATCCTAATAATGTTCGAGGTGAAATCAAATTTAAAAATATAGATTTTACATATCAAGGGCGATCTCAAGTTATCAAAAACTTTAATTTAGATATTAGTCCTGGCAAAAAAATAGGCATTGTAGGAGCTACCGGTTCTGGCAAAAGTACACTTATAAAACTATTATTGAGGCTATATAAAATTAGCAAAGGTTCTATAGAAATTGATGGAAACTCAATTGAATCATTGGATTTAAAAAGTCTACGACGTTGTATTGCACTAGTAAGCCAGGAAACATATTTGTTCCAAGGTACAATTGAAGAAAATATTTCTTATGGGTCACAAAATATTGATAAACCAAAAATTAAAAATGCTGCAGACATTGCGGAAGCATCAGAATTTATTAACCAACTGCCACAAGGTCTAAAAACCATAGTTGGAGAAAGAGGACAAAAGTTATCTGGTGGACAAAGACAAAGAATTGCTATTGCTAGGGCAATTTTAAAAAATGCTCCAATATTAATATTAGATGAGGCCACAGCATCTGTAGACAATGAAACTGAGGCCGCGATTCAAAGATCTCTAAATAAAATAACAAAAAGTTGTACTACAATTGTTATTGCACATCGTTTAAGCACTGTAATAGATGCTGACGAAATTATAGTTTTAGATAAAGGTAAAATCATAGAGAAAGGAACACATGTTTCTCTTCTGAAAAACAAAGATTTCTATTACTACCTTTGGAAAATTCAAGCTGGTGAAAATAATAGTTAA
- the psbP gene encoding photosystem II reaction center PsbP: MIKFLRTSFKSLLAIALVLTLAACSTGGAAGLEPFKSQDGRYGFLFPTGWTRVAVDNGPEVVYHDLINSDETLSLVISKLENEVDLDDLGGADAVGERLFGEKNSNNPIQLIDASERKVDERKFYDLEYSVVLEENSRHEIATVVVDRGYLYTLAASSSEQRWSKMQDTFKRVVSSFTFFI, translated from the coding sequence ATGATCAAATTTCTACGAACATCTTTTAAATCCCTATTGGCCATAGCTCTAGTCTTGACACTCGCAGCATGTTCTACGGGAGGAGCCGCAGGGCTGGAACCATTCAAAAGTCAAGATGGAAGATATGGTTTCCTTTTCCCAACAGGGTGGACTAGAGTTGCTGTCGATAATGGCCCAGAGGTTGTTTATCATGATTTGATCAACTCTGATGAAACTCTCAGTCTTGTTATTTCTAAGTTAGAGAATGAAGTTGATTTAGATGATTTGGGTGGGGCGGATGCTGTTGGGGAAAGACTCTTTGGTGAAAAAAATAGCAATAATCCTATTCAACTTATTGATGCATCAGAGAGAAAAGTTGATGAACGCAAATTTTATGATCTTGAATATTCAGTTGTTTTAGAAGAAAATAGTAGGCACGAAATTGCTACTGTCGTCGTAGATAGAGGTTATTTATATACTCTTGCTGCAAGCTCCAGTGAACAACGTTGGTCAAAAATGCAAGACACTTTTAAAAGAGTAGTTAGCTCTTTTACTTTTTTTATCTAA
- the recR gene encoding recombination mediator RecR produces the protein MSGFTKPLSKLIDQFEQLPGIGPRTAQRLALHLLRQPEEKIRLFSEALVNAKSQVGQCKKCFHLTSGEQCEICLNKQRNQNLICVVAESKDLLALERTREYKGLYHVIGGLISPMDGIGPEMLEISSLIRRVDKENVKEVILALTPSIEGDTTSLYVGRLLKPFTKVTRIAYGLPVGSELEYADEVTLSRALEGRRDLD, from the coding sequence CTGAGCGGCTTCACAAAACCATTATCAAAATTGATTGATCAATTTGAGCAATTGCCTGGGATAGGCCCAAGAACTGCTCAAAGATTAGCTTTGCATCTATTGCGTCAGCCAGAGGAGAAAATAAGACTGTTTTCTGAAGCTCTAGTCAATGCAAAGAGTCAAGTAGGTCAATGTAAGAAGTGTTTTCATTTAACTTCAGGAGAACAATGCGAAATTTGCCTAAATAAACAAAGAAATCAAAATCTCATTTGCGTTGTTGCCGAGTCAAAAGATTTACTTGCACTAGAGCGAACTCGAGAGTACAAAGGCCTTTATCATGTAATTGGTGGACTAATTTCTCCGATGGATGGCATTGGACCAGAAATGCTTGAAATATCAAGTCTCATAAGAAGGGTGGATAAAGAAAATGTAAAAGAAGTCATACTTGCCTTAACACCCAGTATTGAGGGGGATACTACTAGTCTTTATGTTGGAAGACTATTAAAACCTTTCACAAAAGTAACTCGTATTGCTTACGGACTTCCTGTTGGAAGCGAACTGGAATATGCGGACGAGGTAACACTTTCGCGTGCTTTAGAAGGACGCAGAGATCTAGATTAA
- the lipA gene encoding lipoyl synthase — translation MTATTRKKSKYSSFLPEERLPNWIKPSIGNASQLEKVQKLVKENRLHTICEEGRCPNRGECYAAGTATFLLGGSICTRSCAFCQVEKGKSPEKVNIFEAKKVAHAVQVLGLKYVVLTAVARDDLADHGASLFTTTMDAIRSLNPNVDIEVLTPDFWGGNNNNNNEKQKERLKLVLSADPICFNHNLETVKRLQKEVRRGATYEHSLNLLKSAREIAPKIPTKSGIMLGLGEQFHEIIQTLKDLREVDCQYLTIGQYLRPSLAHIPVSHYWSPTKFNDFAEIAKRLGFKKVNSGPLVRSSYHANDTLN, via the coding sequence ATGACCGCAACCACAAGAAAAAAATCAAAATATAGCAGCTTTCTCCCAGAAGAACGTTTACCTAATTGGATCAAGCCATCTATAGGTAATGCATCTCAACTAGAAAAAGTTCAAAAGCTAGTGAAGGAAAACAGATTACATACAATCTGTGAGGAAGGTAGATGTCCAAACCGAGGTGAATGTTATGCAGCTGGTACGGCTACTTTTTTATTAGGTGGCTCAATCTGTACAAGGAGTTGTGCATTTTGCCAGGTAGAGAAAGGAAAATCACCCGAGAAAGTAAATATTTTTGAAGCAAAAAAAGTTGCTCATGCCGTTCAGGTCTTGGGGCTCAAATATGTGGTATTAACCGCAGTTGCACGAGATGATTTAGCTGATCATGGTGCCAGTCTATTCACAACAACAATGGATGCAATAAGATCATTGAATCCTAATGTCGATATAGAGGTGCTAACACCAGATTTCTGGGGTGGCAATAACAACAACAATAACGAAAAACAAAAAGAGCGACTTAAGCTGGTTCTTTCGGCTGATCCTATTTGCTTCAACCATAATCTTGAAACTGTCAAGAGACTTCAAAAAGAAGTTAGAAGAGGAGCTACTTACGAACATTCACTAAACCTTCTAAAATCAGCCAGGGAAATTGCTCCAAAAATTCCCACAAAATCAGGAATAATGCTAGGACTCGGAGAACAATTTCATGAAATAATTCAAACACTTAAAGACCTTAGAGAAGTCGATTGTCAATATCTGACAATCGGTCAATATTTACGACCTTCACTTGCTCACATTCCAGTTTCTCATTATTGGTCACCTACAAAATTCAATGATTTTGCAGAAATAGCAAAGAGATTAGGTTTTAAGAAAGTAAATAGCGGTCCATTAGTAAGAAGCAGTTACCATGCAAATGACACCCTAAATTAA
- a CDS encoding rhodanese-related sulfurtransferase has protein sequence MKTDDNFKKLKYKVAAFYNFISIVDTDILLIKEELSELSENKEIKGTILIASEGVNGTVCGTENAITQFIELLMNLLKISDINVKYSWTEKQAFRRFKARKKKEIVTIGLKQINPKKCVGKYIKADEWNEFLEDPNTVVIDTRNEYEIKIGNFKGALNPHTSSFREFPAWVQKHLKPLIKENPSLKIGMYCTGGIRCEKATSYLIEEGFSDVHHLEGGILKYLEDVSHEKSLWDGECYVFDQRVSLDHDLSPGSHRMCHACGLPISPEDLKKPTYIKGLQCEACVNKFTDSDRARFAERQRQIDEIMKRLPENSIWPSS, from the coding sequence ATGAAGACAGATGATAATTTCAAAAAATTAAAATACAAAGTTGCTGCGTTCTACAATTTCATATCGATTGTTGATACAGATATTCTTTTGATTAAAGAAGAATTGTCGGAATTATCAGAGAACAAAGAAATAAAAGGAACTATCTTAATAGCTTCTGAAGGAGTTAATGGTACTGTTTGTGGAACAGAAAATGCGATTACTCAATTTATTGAATTATTAATGAATTTATTAAAGATTTCTGATATTAATGTTAAATATAGTTGGACTGAAAAACAGGCATTTAGACGCTTCAAGGCGCGTAAGAAAAAAGAAATAGTTACGATTGGGCTTAAACAAATTAATCCTAAGAAATGTGTAGGTAAATATATAAAAGCTGATGAATGGAATGAGTTTCTAGAAGATCCAAATACTGTCGTTATTGATACTCGGAATGAGTATGAAATAAAAATTGGAAATTTCAAAGGAGCTCTAAATCCTCATACAAGCTCATTTCGTGAATTTCCTGCATGGGTTCAAAAGCATTTAAAACCTTTAATAAAAGAGAATCCCTCCTTGAAAATAGGTATGTATTGTACAGGTGGAATAAGATGCGAAAAGGCCACCTCTTATTTAATAGAGGAAGGTTTTTCTGATGTACATCATCTTGAGGGTGGAATACTGAAATATCTAGAAGATGTCTCTCATGAGAAAAGTTTATGGGATGGTGAGTGCTATGTTTTTGATCAACGTGTCTCTTTAGATCATGATCTATCACCAGGTTCTCACAGGATGTGTCATGCTTGTGGATTACCTATTTCCCCTGAGGATTTGAAAAAGCCAACGTATATAAAAGGCTTACAATGTGAGGCTTGTGTAAATAAATTTACAGATAGCGACAGAGCTAGATTTGCGGAAAGACAACGTCAAATTGATGAAATAATGAAACGTCTACCTGAAAATTCTATATGGCCATCCTCATGA
- the bioB gene encoding biotin synthase BioB, whose product MTIINHNIKESNKFSIKKDSFFNFNKIKGGDIRHDWSIKEVKEILELPLMDLLWRAQIIHRSYNPGYKVQLASLLSVKTGGCSEDCAYCPQSVHNETKVEPIPSLQVKSVLERARAAKDAGADRFCMGWAWREIKDGNSFDSMLEMVRGVRELGLEACVTAGMITDSQASRLAEAGLTAYNHNLDTSPEHYSNIISTRTYHDRLETLRRVRMAGITVCCGGIIGMGESVSDRASLLKVLATLDPHPESVPINALVAVEGTPMEDLSSIDPLEMVRMVATARIIMPKSRIRLSAGRQQLGREAQILCLQSGADSIFYGDTLLTTSNPEVEVDRKLLADAGVKANFAQEYKNNY is encoded by the coding sequence ATGACAATTATTAATCACAATATTAAAGAATCTAATAAATTCAGTATAAAGAAGGACTCTTTTTTTAATTTTAATAAAATAAAGGGAGGTGATATTAGACATGATTGGTCCATAAAAGAAGTTAAAGAGATACTCGAATTACCATTAATGGATTTATTGTGGAGAGCACAAATAATTCACAGGTCTTACAATCCAGGTTATAAGGTTCAATTAGCTTCTCTTCTAAGCGTAAAGACAGGGGGGTGTTCAGAGGACTGCGCATATTGCCCACAATCTGTACATAATGAAACTAAAGTTGAACCTATCCCTTCTCTTCAAGTTAAGTCAGTCCTTGAGAGGGCAAGAGCCGCTAAAGATGCAGGAGCAGACAGATTTTGTATGGGTTGGGCTTGGCGAGAAATAAAGGATGGAAACTCTTTCGATTCAATGCTTGAAATGGTTAGAGGTGTTAGAGAACTTGGCCTTGAAGCATGTGTCACCGCTGGAATGATAACTGATTCTCAGGCTTCTCGATTGGCAGAAGCTGGGTTAACGGCTTACAACCATAATTTAGATACCAGTCCTGAACATTATTCCAATATTATTTCAACAAGAACATATCACGATCGACTTGAAACATTGAGAAGAGTACGAATGGCTGGTATTACAGTGTGTTGTGGTGGAATTATAGGGATGGGAGAATCTGTATCTGATAGAGCATCTTTACTAAAAGTCTTGGCGACTTTAGATCCACATCCTGAGAGTGTTCCTATTAATGCGTTGGTGGCTGTTGAGGGAACACCTATGGAGGATCTATCTTCTATTGATCCATTAGAGATGGTTCGGATGGTTGCTACAGCAAGGATAATTATGCCTAAGAGTCGAATCAGACTTAGTGCAGGAAGACAACAACTTGGTAGGGAGGCTCAAATTCTATGTCTACAATCTGGAGCTGATTCGATTTTTTATGGAGATACACTTTTGACAACTAGTAATCCCGAGGTTGAAGTGGACCGTAAGCTTTTAGCTGATGCGGGCGTTAAAGCAAACTTTGCTCAAGAATACAAGAACAATTATTAA
- a CDS encoding isoprenyl transferase: MTYPSVISSSNTKEVYPLPKELDRLRMPDHIAVIMDGNGRWAKAKGLPRTIGHTAGVEALKATLRLCSNWGIGALTVYAFSTENWSRPNEEVNFLMTLFESVLKRELSNLKLEEVKINFLGDLDPLPVSLKDLINESVKSTLNNKGIRFNICTNYGGRRELVLAAQKLAERSVKGELDPSLIDENVFASELFTASEVDPDLLIRTSGEKRISNFLLWQLAYAEIHVTDVFWPDFNADALTKALLDYQSRRRRFGGV; this comes from the coding sequence TTGACTTACCCTTCTGTAATAAGCAGCTCTAATACTAAAGAGGTATATCCATTACCTAAAGAATTGGATCGTCTTCGTATGCCTGATCACATTGCTGTGATTATGGATGGTAATGGCAGGTGGGCAAAAGCAAAGGGGTTGCCAAGAACAATTGGTCATACCGCTGGAGTTGAGGCGCTAAAAGCTACTTTGCGCTTATGTAGTAATTGGGGGATAGGAGCTCTTACTGTTTATGCTTTCTCAACTGAAAACTGGTCTAGACCGAATGAAGAAGTGAATTTCTTGATGACACTTTTTGAAAGTGTTCTTAAACGTGAATTGTCTAATTTAAAACTTGAAGAAGTAAAAATTAATTTTTTAGGTGATCTTGATCCATTGCCAGTCTCATTAAAAGACTTGATCAATGAGTCGGTTAAGTCAACTTTAAATAACAAAGGAATACGCTTTAATATTTGTACCAATTATGGAGGTCGTAGAGAGTTAGTACTTGCTGCTCAAAAGTTGGCTGAGCGATCGGTAAAAGGAGAATTAGATCCTTCTTTGATAGATGAAAATGTATTCGCTTCTGAATTGTTTACCGCAAGTGAGGTTGATCCAGACTTGCTTATTAGAACTAGTGGTGAAAAAAGGATAAGTAATTTTCTATTATGGCAATTAGCTTATGCAGAAATACATGTGACAGATGTCTTTTGGCCAGATTTTAATGCAGATGCTCTAACAAAGGCACTTCTTGACTATCAGTCAAGAAGAAGAAGATTTGGAGGTGTATGA